A section of the Drosophila willistoni isolate 14030-0811.24 chromosome XR unlocalized genomic scaffold, UCI_dwil_1.1 Seg106, whole genome shotgun sequence genome encodes:
- the LOC111519270 gene encoding uncharacterized protein LOC111519270: MNEVNFNLCSVVLKKQWLQSLGLPTTGTRAEIMARLLEIPLEQRGSPPESQQAENVEQEGNRDQPLAQHVDAELPHEEETEAVEQQISAQPEQMEALSDEAATLVQLREELNATRIMLQKLCLEVSDRAQGNLTVDCLDSINDVNIHSGNAVKDTNCSGNAGNINDHIGTAKYSSVEQRYNQMINKLLISPAAALSLWIIMGTLVFALGFLRCKIFRKYITWMLYACGCCLSLN; the protein is encoded by the coding sequence ATGAACGAAGTTAACTTTAATTTGTGTTCCGTAGTGCTTAAAAAGCAGTGGCTACAGAGTCTCGGTCTGCCAACAACGGGCACTAGAGCTGAAATTATGGCCCGTCTGCTTGAAATTCCTCTAGAGCAGCGTGGAAGTCCACCGGAGTCTCAGCAAGCTGAAAACGTTGAGCAGGAGGGAAATCGTGATCAGCCCCTAGCTCAACATGTGGATGCGGAGCTCCCGCATGAGGAGGAGACTGAAGCTGTCGAACAACAAATCAGCGCTCAGCCAGAACAAATGGAAGCATTAAGCGATGAAGCTGCAACATTGGTACAGTTACGTGAAGAACTCAATGCTACCAGAATCATGCTACAAAAGTTGTGTCTCGAGGTCTCAGATCGAGCACAGGGCAATCTTACAGTCGATTGCCTTGACAGCATTAATGACGTCAACATCCACAGTGGCAACGCTGTAAAAGATACCAACTGCAGTGGCAACGCTGGAAATATCAACGACCACATTGGCACCGCCAAATATAGTAGTGTTGAACAGCGATACAACCAAATGATAAACAAGTTATTGATTTCACCAGCAGCAGCTCTGTCGCTATGGATTATAATGGGGACACTTGTGTTCGCGCTTGGATTTCTCAGATGCAAAATATTTCGCAAATACATAACTTGGATGTTGTATGCATGCGGATGCTGTTTATCGCTAAACTAA